The following is a genomic window from Deltaproteobacteria bacterium.
GGTGATTCTGAATACTGCACATGTCCTACCAGGAATCAACTGTACACCCGTTATGGGATTTGAGCTTCGTTGCAAAGTCATATTGAACTCAAGATGGTGAATTACAAGATACCTGACGAAATCCTGAAGCAGACCACGAGATGCCAGAAAAACTTCAGTTGTTTGTCCGGTGAAGTAGACAATATGTGCCAATTTGAATTTCTTTCAAAATCTGCTCCAGTTCTGTTTGTCGATAAAGTTCAGGATCGGTTCTGCAGTTACTGTGGTCAGTTCAGACACTCCTGCGTTTGCTCCTGTCCTGTGAGGATAGAGCTTTATAATCGCTACCGGATCTAGGCCTTGCATGAGCTTTCACCAATCAGCCATTTGACAGCAGCCAGAAGATCATCCGCTACGTAATCCGGGACCATGCCATCTTCCCGGCACAGACGTTCGGCCTCCACACCATGGCCCGTGCGAACGAGTATGGCCGCCCCACACCCCGCCCGGCGGGCGCACTGGATGTCTTTGAAACTGTCACCAATCATGCACGCCTCAGACAAGTTCAGCCCGTGCTCAGCTTGCGCCCGGTAGATCAATCCGGGTTCCGGCTTTCGGCAACTGCAGCCGTCCTCAGGAACATGGGGACAATAATAGACCGCCTCTATCTTGCCGCCGTGGGCGACTGCGGCCCTTGCCATCTTCTCATGTATCTCTCTGAGTTCGGCCTCGCTAAGCATTTTTCGATTGATCACTGACTGGTTAGTGATTACAACAATGCGGAACCCGCGAAGGGTTAACAACTTCACGGCATCAAGGCTTCCCGGTATCCAGTCGAACTCAGGCGCGCTTTTGACATAGTCAGCGCGATCCCGGTTGATCACCCCGTCTCTGTCCAGAAAAATTGTCTTCAACTTACGAAATTGTTCCATGATTTTTTTTGAGAAAAAATGTCAATGCCTCTTCCTAGCGAGCTACTACAATGGCCTCCGGGAATCCATCGGCTTCCAGCATTTTTTCGTACTCCCTGGCCTGATCCAGGGTTGTGCACCGTGCAACACGAACCCTGTAGAATGTCCCCTCCTTGCTCTCGTATGCAACAATATGGACGTCCTTATACGCCGGAACCAGTCTGTCTTTTATCTTTAGAGCGTTAGCCCTCTCTTTGAATGCGCCAACCTGAACCGCAAAATCCCCAACATAGTAATTGCCCGGCACATAAGTCGGTTTGCCATCGGCCTTTGCCGCCATTTTTTTCGGTGTCCCCAATGCCACAATCTCCACAGGCGCTGTTCCCGGGCCCACCAATCCAATCTTTTTGGCGGCGCCGTATGACAGGTCAATGATCCGGCCACGGACAAAGGGCCCCCGGTCGTTTATTCTCACCACTATTTTTTTCCCGTTCCTTAAGTTATGCACCTTCACGTGAGTTCCAAAAGGCAGGGTTTTGTGCGCAGCCGTCACGCCATACATGTTATAGGTCTCGCCGGTGGATGTCTTTCGGCCGTGAAACTTCTTCCCGTACCACGAACCAACCCCCCGCTCTCGAAAACCACGAGCATGTTTTGCGGGTTGATACCATTTTTTACCAATCTTGTACGCGGCGGGATAACCCGGAAGGTAAGGGGGTTCTTTTTCCGGCGTGGCACAGCCGAACAAGAAAAATAGGGAAATATATAATGCAAATGGCAGGGTATGGTGCTTAGGAAAAAATTTTGACGGCACGGTTCTTTCCTCAAGCATGGGGCAATTCGACAAGGCCCCGCCCACGGCGGGACCA
Proteins encoded in this region:
- the gmhB gene encoding D-glycero-beta-D-manno-heptose 1,7-bisphosphate 7-phosphatase, whose translation is MEQFRKLKTIFLDRDGVINRDRADYVKSAPEFDWIPGSLDAVKLLTLRGFRIVVITNQSVINRKMLSEAELREIHEKMARAAVAHGGKIEAVYYCPHVPEDGCSCRKPEPGLIYRAQAEHGLNLSEACMIGDSFKDIQCARRAGCGAAILVRTGHGVEAERLCREDGMVPDYVADDLLAAVKWLIGESSCKA
- a CDS encoding septal ring lytic transglycosylase RlpA family protein, whose product is MLEERTVPSKFFPKHHTLPFALYISLFFLFGCATPEKEPPYLPGYPAAYKIGKKWYQPAKHARGFRERGVGSWYGKKFHGRKTSTGETYNMYGVTAAHKTLPFGTHVKVHNLRNGKKIVVRINDRGPFVRGRIIDLSYGAAKKIGLVGPGTAPVEIVALGTPKKMAAKADGKPTYVPGNYYVGDFAVQVGAFKERANALKIKDRLVPAYKDVHIVAYESKEGTFYRVRVARCTTLDQAREYEKMLEADGFPEAIVVAR